The Candidatus Babeliales bacterium nucleotide sequence TCGGAATTCGTTGCAGCGGCAAGACGACGCAAAGACGTGAGTGAAATTGAACGTGTGTACCGTGCAATAGAAATTACTGAACTTGCACACGAATCAGCGATTCAAATGATTAAAAATGGAGCTCTGGAAAGTGAAGTTCAAGCATCGCTTGAATACATGATGATAGCATCCCATGCACGACCAGCATTTCCAAGTATTGTTGCGAGTGGTAAAAATGGTACTGTGTTGCATTATCATCAAAATAGTGGAATGCTCAAAAATGGTGATTTGTTACTTGTTGATATTGGTGCAGAGTTTAATAACTACTGTGCGGATTTGACTCGTACGTATCCCGTATCAGGTTCATTTACCAAGCGACAAAAAGAGTTGTATGAAATTGTTCTTGCGACACAAACATATATTGCATCGCTTGCAAAACCGGGTATCTGGCTTAAAAATAAAGATAAAGTTGACCAATCACTTCATCACTTAGCGGTAAAATTTTTGGCCAAACATGGCTATGATACATATTTTCCGCATGGCATTGGTCATTTTCTTGGTCTTGATGTGCATGATGTTGGTGATTACCGTATACCGTTGCAAGAAGGCGATGTTATTACTATTGAACCAGGAATTTACATTCCTGAAGAAGGCATAGGTATTCGTATTGAGGATAATTATTGGATCACTAAAGATGGTGCTGTGTGTCTGAGTGAAAATTTACCTAAAGAAGTTGAAGATATCGAAGGAATTGTGCAACAAGCGCTGAGTGATGAAGACAATGATTCTGATGAAGAAGATGAGTGGGAAGATGACGAAGATTACGATGATGAAGATGATAATATGTTGAATTAAAAATGAGGATTTGAATGTTAACGTGGTTATCTTTGGTTCCACCATTGGTAGTGATCGGTGCTATGTTTATAACACATCACCTCAATATTTCGCTTGTAATTGGCATACTATTGGCAGCACTTATTGCAGTGCATGGACAAATTTTACCCGCTTTGGTTTTGTGTGTAGATAAGCTTATTGCTCATTTTTCTGATATTGATATGATCTTTCTTTATTCTCTTTTGATAGTGATTAGTTCACTTATTATTCTGCTGACAGTAGCAGGAAGCGCCACCGGATGTGCTCGTATTATTGGAAAAAAAATGAGAACAGCGCGCAGTGTAGAAGCATCATCGATAATGCTTGCCTTTTTATTGAGCATTGATGATTATTTGAGTATTTTGACGGTTGGATTTGTCATGCGTCCAATTGCGGATAAAGTATCCGTTGTGCGTACAAAATTAGCATATATTGTTCATGCGCTTGCAGGGCCGTTAGTGATTATAATGCCACTTTCCACATGGGCAGCTGCAATTTTAGCGCAATTGGATACAGCCGGTGTTAATCAGGACACAGCGAGCAAGATTTTAGCAGATCCTTTTTTTGTTTATGTAAAAACAATCCCATTCATTTTTTATTCAGTTTTTACACTGTTTGCTGTGTGGTTCGTTGTACTCAGCAGAATTGGCATTGGTGAAATTGGACGATTAGAGAAAAAAGCGTCTGAATTACAAAATATTTCTTCAGATGATGTGCATGACGAATATAGTGGAAATCACTCCTTGATTGAGTTGTTGATGCCGATTGCGTTTCTTATAGGCGGAATGTTTTTTGGAATATTGTATGCAGGTAATTATCATCTTTTTGGTGGAAGCAACTCGTTTATTGAAGCTTTTAGACAAAATGATAAAACATTTTTAATTTTGCTGCTATCGGCATTGATGGCATTGGTTTCCAGCGTGATTCTTTCGTTG carries:
- a CDS encoding M24 family metallopeptidase — encoded protein: SEFVAAARRRKDVSEIERVYRAIEITELAHESAIQMIKNGALESEVQASLEYMMIASHARPAFPSIVASGKNGTVLHYHQNSGMLKNGDLLLVDIGAEFNNYCADLTRTYPVSGSFTKRQKELYEIVLATQTYIASLAKPGIWLKNKDKVDQSLHHLAVKFLAKHGYDTYFPHGIGHFLGLDVHDVGDYRIPLQEGDVITIEPGIYIPEEGIGIRIEDNYWITKDGAVCLSENLPKEVEDIEGIVQQALSDEDNDSDEEDEWEDDEDYDDEDDNMLN
- a CDS encoding Na+/H+ antiporter NhaC family protein, which produces MLTWLSLVPPLVVIGAMFITHHLNISLVIGILLAALIAVHGQILPALVLCVDKLIAHFSDIDMIFLYSLLIVISSLIILLTVAGSATGCARIIGKKMRTARSVEASSIMLAFLLSIDDYLSILTVGFVMRPIADKVSVVRTKLAYIVHALAGPLVIIMPLSTWAAAILAQLDTAGVNQDTASKILADPFFVYVKTIPFIFYSVFTLFAVWFVVLSRIGIGEIGRLEKKASELQNISSDDVHDEYSGNHSLIELLMPIAFLIGGMFFGILYAGNYHLFGGSNSFIEAFRQNDKTFLILLLSALMALVSSVILSLHKKMISIAQLPGIVREGFMLIQASIIMVILASILGNFLRVDLHTGSYLAYLLLGTAPLFLLPALLFIVSLTVTLMTGSAWGAFSMLIPISTQMLISFLQLDTPVTLDQIPILFPALGAVLSGAACGNHLSPFAETTIMTATSTGIEPLEHARTQFVYAVPVVVGTIISFIVAGLMSNYGLFQSFLVSTSVGITAIILLLMIFSYGRKQG